The following coding sequences lie in one Micromonospora sp. R77 genomic window:
- a CDS encoding glycosyltransferase — translation MSQPDVTVVVAVYNTMPYLTRCLDSLVGQTIGRDRLEVVAVDDGSTDGSGAELDRYAERYPETVRVLHQANSGGPAAPSNLALDHARGRYVFFIGSDDHLGPEALERLVDAADRWESDVVLGRMIGTNKRYVHQAVYASTSERVDLFDSDLPWSLSNTKLFRRDLIERYGLRFRTDMAMGSDQPFTLEACYRARKVSVLADYEFYYAVKRDNAQNITYASRFEERLRCAEELVGFVVGLIEPGPRRDAVLLRHFSWEVAKLLRPEFLTLAPDVQQHVHDRVRKLTEAYLTDGIIARMAADLRLRLVVARDADLDRLRELIAQQDAALPEVTVSGDRWYAHYVGFRDPALGYPDEWYDVTEKAAKVLVKLTATRLGWGRDSTGALALTVTAQSPRPELAELTAAAVRVSVGELTGVTSVAPGGPGTVVRTDFTVDRLLAVVAANGERRVVRVEVTALGATASAPLRTGRRVAAPRRLARHGVRFHLVTPTTNHKGQVIVAITPVTPRRLLARLRRIWPSGGK, via the coding sequence GTGAGCCAGCCGGACGTGACGGTGGTCGTCGCCGTCTACAACACCATGCCCTACCTGACCCGGTGCCTGGACTCGCTGGTCGGGCAGACCATCGGCCGGGACCGGCTGGAGGTCGTCGCGGTCGACGACGGCTCCACCGACGGCAGCGGCGCCGAGCTGGACCGGTACGCCGAGCGGTACCCGGAGACGGTCAGGGTGCTGCACCAGGCCAACTCGGGTGGGCCGGCCGCCCCCAGCAACCTCGCCCTGGACCACGCCCGCGGCCGGTACGTCTTCTTCATCGGCTCCGACGACCACCTCGGCCCGGAGGCGCTGGAGCGCCTGGTGGACGCCGCCGACCGGTGGGAGTCCGACGTGGTGCTGGGCCGGATGATCGGCACCAACAAGCGCTACGTGCACCAGGCCGTCTATGCCAGCACGTCTGAGCGGGTCGACCTGTTCGACAGCGACCTGCCCTGGTCGCTGTCGAACACCAAGCTGTTCCGCCGGGACCTGATCGAGCGGTACGGCCTGCGGTTCCGCACCGACATGGCGATGGGCAGCGACCAGCCGTTCACCCTGGAGGCCTGTTACCGGGCGCGGAAGGTCTCCGTCCTCGCCGACTACGAGTTCTACTACGCGGTCAAGCGGGACAACGCGCAGAACATCACCTACGCGAGCCGATTCGAGGAGCGGCTGCGCTGCGCGGAGGAGCTGGTCGGCTTCGTCGTCGGGCTGATCGAGCCGGGCCCGCGCCGGGACGCGGTCCTGCTGCGCCACTTCAGCTGGGAGGTGGCGAAGCTCCTGCGGCCCGAGTTCCTCACCCTCGCCCCGGACGTCCAGCAGCACGTCCACGACCGGGTCCGCAAGCTGACCGAGGCGTACCTCACCGACGGCATCATCGCCCGGATGGCGGCCGACCTGCGGCTGCGGCTGGTCGTCGCCCGCGACGCGGACTTGGACCGGCTGCGTGAGCTGATCGCCCAGCAGGACGCGGCGCTGCCGGAGGTCACCGTCTCCGGTGACCGCTGGTACGCCCACTACGTCGGCTTCCGCGACCCCGCCCTGGGCTATCCGGACGAGTGGTACGACGTGACCGAGAAGGCCGCGAAGGTCCTGGTCAAGCTGACCGCGACGCGGCTGGGCTGGGGGCGGGACAGCACCGGCGCCCTTGCGCTGACGGTCACCGCGCAGAGCCCCCGGCCGGAGCTGGCCGAGCTGACCGCCGCGGCGGTCCGGGTCAGCGTCGGTGAGTTGACGGGTGTGACGTCGGTCGCGCCGGGCGGGCCCGGTACCGTCGTACGGACGGACTTCACGGTGGACCGGCTCCTCGCGGTCGTCGCGGCGAACGGGGAGCGTCGGGTGGTACGGGTCGAGGTGACCGCGCTGGGCGCGACCGCCTCGGCCCCGCTCCGCACGGGCCGCCGCGTCGCCGCACCGCGCCGGCTGGCCCGGCACGGTGTCCGGTTCCACCTCGTGACGCCCACGACCAACCACAAGGGCCAGGTGATCGTCGCGATCACGCCGGTGACCCCGCGTCGGCTCCTCGCCCGCCTGCGCCGAATCTGGCCCTCCGGAGGAAAGTAG
- a CDS encoding nucleotide sugar dehydrogenase, giving the protein MNICVVALGKIGLPLAVQFASKGHRVIGADVSERVVELVNDGAVPFPGEADLDVKLKEAVAAGLLSATTDTAAAVAESEAVVVVVPLFVDAEGVPDFGWMDDATRSIAAGLKPGTLVSYETTLPVGTTRSRWAPMLEQGSGLAAGKDFHLVFSPERVLTGRVFADLRRYPKLVGGIDEASAEHGVRFYEAVLDFDERPDLNRPNGVWDLGSAEASELAKLAETTYRDVNIGLANQFARFADTVGVDVTKVIEACNTQPYSHIHSPGIAVGGHCIPIYPRMYLWNDPAATVVRSAREANAAMPDYAVDLLAAAYGDLTDVGVLVLGAAYRGGVKETAFSGVFPTVAALRARGAKPYVSDPMYTNEELVAHGLPGYDGEPIGAAVIQADHAEYRTLAPADLPGVTVLVDGRRVTDPARWTGVRRVVIGG; this is encoded by the coding sequence ATGAACATCTGCGTCGTCGCGCTCGGCAAGATCGGTCTCCCGCTCGCCGTGCAGTTCGCCTCGAAGGGGCACCGGGTGATCGGTGCCGACGTCTCCGAGCGGGTCGTCGAGCTGGTCAACGACGGTGCCGTCCCGTTCCCGGGCGAGGCCGACCTGGACGTCAAGCTGAAGGAGGCGGTGGCCGCCGGGCTGCTCTCGGCCACCACCGACACGGCGGCGGCGGTCGCCGAGTCCGAGGCCGTCGTCGTGGTCGTCCCGCTCTTTGTGGACGCCGAGGGGGTGCCGGACTTCGGCTGGATGGACGACGCCACCCGGTCCATCGCCGCCGGCCTCAAGCCGGGCACCCTGGTCAGCTACGAGACCACCCTGCCGGTCGGCACCACCCGCAGCCGCTGGGCGCCGATGCTGGAGCAGGGCTCCGGCCTGGCCGCCGGTAAGGACTTCCACCTGGTCTTCAGCCCCGAGCGGGTGCTCACCGGCCGGGTCTTCGCCGACCTGCGCCGCTACCCGAAGCTGGTCGGCGGCATCGACGAGGCGTCGGCCGAGCACGGCGTGCGTTTCTACGAGGCGGTGCTGGACTTCGACGAGCGCCCCGACCTGAACCGCCCGAACGGGGTCTGGGACCTGGGTTCGGCCGAGGCGTCGGAGCTGGCGAAGCTCGCCGAGACCACCTACCGGGACGTCAACATCGGGCTGGCGAACCAGTTCGCCCGGTTCGCCGACACCGTGGGCGTCGACGTCACCAAGGTGATCGAGGCGTGCAACACCCAGCCGTACAGCCACATCCACTCGCCGGGCATCGCGGTCGGCGGGCACTGCATCCCGATCTACCCGCGGATGTACCTGTGGAACGACCCGGCCGCCACGGTCGTCCGGTCGGCCCGCGAGGCCAACGCCGCCATGCCGGACTACGCCGTCGACCTGCTCGCCGCCGCGTACGGCGACCTGACCGACGTGGGCGTGCTGGTGCTCGGTGCCGCCTACCGGGGCGGGGTGAAGGAGACCGCCTTCTCGGGCGTCTTCCCGACCGTCGCGGCGCTGCGCGCCCGGGGCGCCAAGCCGTACGTCTCGGACCCGATGTACACCAACGAGGAGCTGGTCGCGCACGGCCTGCCCGGCTACGACGGCGAGCCGATCGGCGCCGCGGTGATCCAGGCCGACCACGCCGAGTACCGTACCCTCGCCCCGGCCGACCTGCCGGGCGTGACGGTGCTGGTCGACGGCCGCCGGGTCACCGACCCGGCCCGCTGGACCGGCGTCCGCCGGGTCGTCATCGGCGGCTGA
- a CDS encoding CDP-glycerol glycerophosphotransferase family protein, producing the protein MFGRVRSRPGVATAGVVLLGYGLMVLTGALGRAVPFAVAAAVVVAGELALATRFAATGTLLRKAGLGLVWRRSVRDLAVVLLVVSAVRPPVAGTVAVLLLPAALWAVAVGTTALGRLTDRRAATPAYTRNIDLGALRRVPAPPAWARRLAGLRLPLLNVLLVPAAVLAALVDRVAPVVVTGLVTLAAGLVVAAALAVGWWRGRGRSPGVPAAVHDWLARERPEVALYFAGPAKDVYQADMWLGPVAAAGRRAVVLLRDADAFRELAETRLPVICVPAGVDVMNLDLSRLRVALYVANVGANIHLLRQPGVRHVFVGHGDSDKQASVNPYSKVYDEVWVAGPAGRERYARARVGVLDRDIVEIGRPQLAGVHAFGAEHGARPFTVLYAPTWEGWLADDPYHTSLVLMGERIVAGLLDAGGVRVVYKPHPLTGTRSGRARAVHERIVARLRAAGGETDAHALDGTAHLVVTGRTPALFDCFNVTDLLVSDVSSVVSDFLQSQRPYVVANPADLPADEFRRRFPTARAAYLLSADCAELPKILTVTRAGDDPLTGARRELREYLLGPAGTNPMDRFRAELDRLCR; encoded by the coding sequence GTGTTCGGCAGGGTCCGCAGCCGGCCGGGTGTCGCCACGGCCGGCGTGGTGCTGCTCGGCTACGGGCTCATGGTCCTGACCGGGGCCCTCGGTCGGGCGGTCCCGTTCGCGGTCGCCGCCGCCGTGGTCGTCGCCGGTGAGCTGGCGCTGGCCACCCGCTTCGCGGCCACCGGCACGTTGCTGCGCAAGGCCGGCCTCGGGCTGGTCTGGCGGCGGTCGGTCCGCGACCTCGCCGTCGTCCTGCTGGTCGTCAGCGCGGTCCGTCCCCCGGTGGCCGGGACCGTCGCGGTCCTGCTGCTGCCGGCCGCGTTGTGGGCCGTGGCGGTTGGCACCACCGCGCTGGGCCGGCTCACCGACCGGCGGGCCGCCACCCCGGCGTACACCCGCAACATCGACCTCGGCGCGCTGCGCCGGGTGCCCGCGCCGCCGGCCTGGGCCCGGCGTCTCGCCGGCCTGCGGCTGCCGCTGCTCAACGTGCTGCTGGTGCCGGCGGCGGTGCTGGCCGCGCTGGTCGACCGGGTCGCCCCGGTGGTGGTGACCGGGCTGGTCACGCTCGCCGCCGGGCTGGTCGTCGCGGCGGCGCTGGCGGTGGGCTGGTGGCGCGGGCGGGGCCGGAGCCCGGGCGTGCCGGCCGCCGTGCACGACTGGCTGGCCCGGGAGCGCCCCGAGGTGGCGCTCTACTTCGCCGGCCCGGCGAAGGACGTCTACCAGGCCGACATGTGGCTCGGCCCGGTCGCGGCGGCCGGCCGCCGCGCGGTGGTGCTGCTCCGGGACGCCGACGCGTTCCGCGAGCTGGCCGAGACCCGGCTGCCGGTGATCTGCGTACCGGCCGGCGTCGACGTCATGAACCTCGACCTGAGCCGGCTGCGGGTGGCGCTCTACGTGGCGAACGTCGGCGCGAACATCCACCTGCTGCGCCAGCCGGGCGTGCGGCACGTCTTCGTCGGGCACGGTGACAGCGACAAGCAGGCCAGCGTCAACCCCTACAGCAAGGTGTACGACGAGGTGTGGGTGGCCGGACCGGCCGGTCGGGAACGGTACGCCCGCGCTCGCGTGGGCGTCCTCGACCGGGACATCGTGGAGATCGGCCGGCCGCAGCTCGCCGGGGTGCACGCGTTCGGCGCGGAGCACGGCGCGCGCCCGTTCACCGTGCTCTACGCCCCCACCTGGGAGGGGTGGCTCGCCGACGACCCGTACCACACCTCGCTGGTGCTGATGGGGGAGCGGATCGTCGCCGGCCTGCTGGACGCCGGCGGGGTACGGGTGGTCTACAAGCCGCACCCGCTGACCGGCACCCGGTCGGGGCGGGCCCGCGCGGTGCACGAGCGGATCGTCGCCCGGCTCCGTGCCGCGGGCGGGGAGACCGACGCGCACGCGCTGGACGGCACCGCGCACCTGGTGGTGACCGGCCGTACGCCCGCCCTGTTCGACTGCTTCAACGTCACGGACCTGCTGGTCAGCGACGTGTCCAGCGTCGTGTCGGACTTCCTGCAGAGCCAACGCCCGTACGTGGTGGCGAACCCGGCGGACCTGCCGGCGGACGAGTTCCGCCGACGGTTCCCGACCGCGCGGGCGGCGTACCTGCTCTCCGCCGACTGCGCGGAGCTGCCAAAGATCCTCACCGTCACCCGGGCCGGCGACGACCCGCTGACCGGGGCCCGGCGGGAGCTGCGGGAATACCTGCTCGGCCCGGCCGGGACGAACCCGATGGACCGGTTCCGCGCCGAGCTCGACCGGCTCTGCCGCTGA
- a CDS encoding acyltransferase, with product MTDSNDRSPSVFVHPTADVESGAQVGDGTKVWHLAHVRSSARIGAGCVIGRNVYVDAGVSVGDLVKIQNNVSVYQGVTIEDEVFVGPCAVFTNDFRPRAQNPDWTITPTLVRRGASIGANATLVCGITVGEYAMIAAGSVVTKDVQPYQLVAGNPARPKGWVDEKGEVVSRDVDNPPHRG from the coding sequence ATGACTGACAGCAACGACCGGTCCCCCTCGGTCTTCGTGCACCCGACGGCCGACGTGGAGTCCGGCGCCCAGGTCGGCGACGGCACCAAGGTCTGGCACCTGGCCCACGTCCGGTCCTCGGCCCGGATCGGCGCCGGCTGCGTCATCGGGCGCAACGTGTACGTCGACGCGGGCGTCAGCGTCGGCGACCTCGTCAAGATCCAGAACAACGTCTCCGTCTACCAGGGCGTGACCATCGAGGACGAGGTCTTCGTCGGTCCCTGCGCGGTCTTCACCAACGACTTCCGTCCGCGCGCCCAGAACCCGGACTGGACGATCACCCCGACCCTGGTCCGCCGGGGCGCCTCGATCGGCGCGAACGCCACCCTGGTCTGCGGCATCACCGTCGGCGAGTACGCGATGATCGCCGCCGGTTCGGTGGTGACGAAGGACGTGCAGCCGTACCAGCTGGTGGCCGGGAACCCGGCCCGGCCGAAGGGCTGGGTCGACGAGAAGGGCGAGGTCGTCTCCCGCGACGTCGACAACCCGCCGCACCGGGGCTGA
- a CDS encoding DUF952 domain-containing protein yields MIYKILATGEWEQARAAGGFTGTALDRQDGFLHFSGADQVVETARRHFAGVTGLTLLTVDPDRLGDALRWEPSRDGALFPHLYGVLPVAAVVAAEALPADTPAADAVAALLA; encoded by the coding sequence GTGATCTACAAGATTCTCGCCACCGGCGAGTGGGAGCAGGCCCGGGCGGCCGGCGGGTTCACCGGCACCGCGCTGGACCGCCAGGACGGCTTTCTGCATTTCTCCGGCGCCGACCAGGTGGTCGAGACGGCCCGCCGGCACTTCGCCGGCGTCACCGGGCTGACCCTGCTCACCGTCGACCCGGACCGGCTCGGCGACGCGCTGCGCTGGGAGCCGTCCCGGGACGGCGCGCTCTTCCCGCACCTGTACGGCGTACTGCCGGTGGCCGCGGTGGTGGCGGCGGAGGCGCTGCCGGCGGACACCCCGGCCGCCGACGCGGTGGCGGCGCTGCTGGCCTGA
- a CDS encoding response regulator transcription factor: protein MRILLVEDDRRVAAALSSALTRRGYEVEHAATVAAALSAAPCDLVLLDLTLPDGDGTDLCRELRRRSSQLGIIAVTARGEERDRVLGLRLGADDYVVKPFSMVELQARIEAVLRRASHTLPERNLIEAGEVRIDVGGRTVSVSGRAVALTRKEFDILVSLARQPGVAVPRDRILLDVWGTTWADRHTVEVHVGSLRGKLGDATLVETVRGVGYRLRGE from the coding sequence GTGCGGATCCTCCTGGTCGAGGACGACCGTCGGGTGGCCGCCGCCCTGTCGTCCGCGCTGACCCGTCGCGGATACGAGGTGGAGCACGCCGCGACCGTCGCCGCCGCCCTGTCGGCCGCCCCCTGCGACCTGGTGCTGCTCGACCTGACCCTGCCCGACGGCGACGGCACGGACCTGTGCCGTGAGCTGCGCCGGCGCAGCAGCCAGCTGGGCATCATCGCGGTGACCGCCCGGGGCGAGGAACGCGACCGGGTGCTCGGCCTGCGGCTGGGCGCCGACGACTACGTGGTGAAGCCCTTCTCCATGGTGGAACTCCAGGCCCGGATCGAGGCGGTGCTGCGGCGGGCGTCGCACACCCTGCCGGAGCGGAACCTGATCGAGGCGGGGGAGGTCCGGATCGACGTGGGGGGCCGCACGGTGAGCGTCTCCGGCCGGGCGGTCGCGCTGACCCGCAAGGAGTTCGACATCCTGGTGTCGCTGGCCCGGCAGCCCGGGGTGGCCGTGCCCCGCGACCGGATCCTGCTCGACGTCTGGGGCACCACCTGGGCGGACCGGCACACCGTCGAGGTGCACGTGGGTTCGCTGCGCGGCAAGCTCGGCGACGCCACCCTGGTGGAGACCGTCCGTGGCGTCGGGTACCGGCTCCGCGGCGAGTGA
- a CDS encoding HAMP domain-containing sensor histidine kinase — protein MRRRLVISYLLLMVLVLLALETPLAATLTSRETDRVRADRLADATRFASLAGPALRGGVPGPLAGELGAYDDLYGIGAAVVDRDRRTVVASTGWRPGPGTASALDMALAGQQFSRPDSVWPWVDGPLVVAVPINDGGEVLGAVVTTTPADKVRRTVTAWWLLLAVIGLIAVSACLATAFGLAGWVLRPVTELDAVTHEIAEGDRGARVRPRLGPPELRRLAASFNNMADVVSDVMDRQRAFVAHASHQLRNPLTALRLRVEELGPSLSDADGRAEHQLALEETDRLAKVLDALLTLARAEREENQRVTVDAVAVAASRVAAWEPLARRSSIALRLVADDAPAYARTVPTAIDQALDALIDNAVKFSGDTGEVTVTVRPADGGIALAVRDTGPGMTASQLGQATERFWRAPEVQNVDGAGLGLTIVAVLVDASDGRLTMRAGEPCGLVAELWFPAPDPVDPSDDPVLPGPRLAADAPASVD, from the coding sequence GTGCGTCGTCGGCTGGTGATCAGCTATCTGCTGCTGATGGTGTTGGTGCTGCTGGCGTTGGAGACGCCGCTGGCCGCCACCCTGACCTCCCGGGAGACCGACCGGGTCCGCGCCGACCGGCTCGCCGACGCGACCCGTTTCGCGTCGCTCGCCGGTCCCGCGCTGCGCGGCGGGGTGCCCGGTCCGCTCGCCGGTGAGCTGGGCGCCTACGACGACCTGTACGGCATCGGCGCCGCCGTGGTCGACCGGGACCGGCGTACCGTGGTCGCCTCCACCGGCTGGCGCCCCGGGCCGGGCACCGCGTCGGCGCTGGACATGGCCCTGGCCGGGCAGCAGTTCAGCCGGCCCGACTCGGTCTGGCCGTGGGTGGACGGCCCGCTCGTGGTGGCCGTGCCGATCAACGACGGTGGCGAGGTGCTCGGCGCCGTGGTCACCACCACCCCCGCCGACAAGGTCCGGCGTACCGTCACCGCCTGGTGGCTGCTGCTCGCCGTGATCGGACTGATCGCCGTGTCGGCCTGCCTCGCCACCGCGTTCGGCCTGGCCGGCTGGGTGCTGCGGCCGGTCACCGAGCTGGACGCGGTGACCCACGAGATCGCCGAGGGCGACCGGGGCGCCCGGGTACGACCCCGGCTGGGCCCGCCGGAACTTCGCCGGTTGGCCGCCAGCTTCAACAACATGGCCGACGTGGTCTCCGACGTGATGGACCGGCAACGCGCCTTCGTCGCGCACGCCAGTCACCAGCTGCGCAACCCGCTCACCGCGCTGCGGCTGCGGGTGGAGGAGCTGGGCCCCAGCCTCAGCGACGCGGACGGGCGGGCCGAGCACCAGTTGGCGCTGGAGGAGACCGACCGGCTGGCCAAGGTGCTCGACGCGCTGCTCACCCTGGCCCGGGCCGAACGGGAGGAGAACCAGCGGGTCACCGTGGACGCGGTCGCGGTGGCCGCCTCCCGGGTGGCCGCCTGGGAACCGCTGGCCCGCCGCAGCTCGATCGCCCTGCGGTTGGTCGCCGACGACGCGCCCGCGTACGCCCGGACCGTACCCACCGCCATCGACCAGGCCCTCGACGCGCTGATCGACAACGCGGTGAAGTTCAGCGGGGACACCGGCGAGGTGACGGTGACCGTACGGCCCGCCGACGGGGGCATCGCCCTCGCGGTCCGGGACACCGGCCCGGGCATGACCGCCAGCCAGCTCGGCCAGGCCACCGAGCGGTTCTGGCGGGCGCCGGAGGTGCAGAACGTCGACGGTGCCGGACTCGGACTGACCATCGTCGCGGTGCTGGTGGACGCCTCGGACGGCCGGTTGACCATGCGCGCGGGTGAGCCCTGCGGCCTGGTCGCCGAACTCTGGTTCCCCGCGCCCGACCCGGTCGACCCGTCGGACGACCCGGTGCTGCCCGGCCCGCGCCTGGCTGCCGACGCCCCGGCGTCCGTCGACTGA
- a CDS encoding TAXI family TRAP transporter solute-binding subunit encodes MQPVSRGWSPRGRRRAAGPVALLLVLVAALSGLAGCRDERAAPVQIRIATGSPTAVYHAFGQSLAAILNRELPGVRASVVVTAASAQNVRLVGSGQAELGFTQADVLPATPPEHPSVLAVARVYDDLLHLVTVGGGPIRTLADLRGRRVSVGAVGSGTEVTATRLLTVARLEDGQVAQEHLGLDDSVAALRAGRIDAFFFSGGLPVRGVDQLVAATPVRIVDLGEWTEPLRRRYGEVYVTRDVPRSVYGLEPVSTVANPNYLIVRADLPASLVRDVTRLLMDRRTELAAAHPAAGRMSPRSAIVTTPLPLHPGAADWYRATKP; translated from the coding sequence GTGCAGCCCGTGAGTCGTGGCTGGTCTCCCCGCGGCCGGCGCCGGGCCGCCGGCCCAGTGGCGCTGCTGTTGGTGCTGGTGGCCGCCCTGTCCGGGCTCGCCGGGTGCCGGGACGAGCGGGCCGCGCCGGTGCAGATCCGGATCGCCACCGGCAGCCCGACCGCCGTCTACCACGCCTTCGGCCAGTCGCTGGCCGCGATCCTCAACCGGGAACTGCCCGGGGTACGGGCCAGCGTGGTGGTCACCGCCGCGTCGGCGCAGAACGTCCGGCTGGTCGGCTCCGGCCAGGCCGAGCTGGGGTTCACCCAGGCCGACGTGCTGCCGGCCACGCCGCCCGAGCACCCCAGCGTGCTGGCCGTGGCCCGGGTCTACGACGACCTGCTGCACCTGGTCACCGTCGGCGGTGGGCCGATCCGCACCCTGGCCGACCTGCGCGGCCGGCGGGTCTCGGTGGGCGCCGTCGGCTCGGGCACCGAGGTCACCGCCACCCGGCTGCTGACCGTGGCCCGGCTGGAGGACGGCCAGGTGGCCCAGGAACACCTCGGGTTGGACGACTCGGTGGCGGCGCTGCGCGCCGGCCGGATCGACGCGTTCTTCTTCTCCGGCGGACTGCCGGTGCGCGGCGTCGACCAGTTGGTGGCCGCCACCCCCGTCCGGATCGTCGACCTGGGCGAGTGGACCGAGCCGCTGCGCCGCCGCTACGGCGAGGTCTACGTGACCCGGGACGTGCCCCGGTCGGTGTACGGCCTGGAACCGGTGAGCACCGTGGCGAACCCGAACTACCTGATCGTCCGCGCCGACCTGCCCGCGTCGCTGGTCCGCGACGTGACCCGGCTGCTGATGGACCGCCGGACGGAACTGGCCGCCGCGCATCCGGCGGCCGGGCGGATGAGCCCCCGCTCGGCGATCGTGACCACCCCGCTGCCGCTGCATCCGGGGGCGGCCGACTGGTACCGCGCGACGAAGCCCTGA
- a CDS encoding App1 family protein, with protein sequence MPPTPAGELAVPQLHRAARIEDAVHALVERRLRRTGWQPNIVAYAGYGGPGWARVLCRVLLGRPDTRRQGRLDKVRGWRSFATLPAKHVTVTIEAGGVRHEATADRSGFVDAVIEADFAPGWGSVRLSVPDAEPVEALVRILDPNVRFGILSDIDDTVMVTALPRPMLAAWNTFVLDEHARNAVPGMAVLYERLVTAHPGAPVFYLSTGAWNVAPTLTRFLSRHLYPAGPLLLTDWGPTADRWFRSGREHKRATLARLAREFPDVRWLLIGDDGQHDPEIYREFTAAHPDNVAGVAIRRLSPTQSVLAGSLPAPAERPSSGPVGQKWLSAPDGAGLWKLMRDAGLV encoded by the coding sequence GTGCCACCCACACCCGCCGGAGAACTCGCCGTACCGCAGCTGCACCGGGCCGCGCGCATCGAGGACGCCGTCCACGCCCTGGTGGAGCGGCGGCTGCGGCGCACCGGCTGGCAACCCAACATCGTCGCGTACGCCGGCTACGGCGGCCCCGGCTGGGCGCGGGTGCTCTGCCGGGTGCTGCTGGGCCGCCCGGACACCCGACGCCAGGGCCGGCTGGACAAGGTGCGGGGCTGGCGCAGCTTCGCCACCCTGCCCGCCAAGCACGTCACCGTCACCATCGAGGCCGGCGGGGTACGCCACGAGGCCACCGCCGACCGCAGCGGCTTCGTCGACGCCGTCATCGAGGCCGACTTCGCCCCCGGCTGGGGCTCCGTACGCCTCAGCGTCCCCGACGCCGAACCGGTCGAGGCCCTGGTCCGCATCCTCGACCCGAACGTCCGCTTCGGCATCCTCTCCGACATCGACGACACGGTCATGGTGACCGCGCTGCCCCGGCCGATGCTCGCCGCGTGGAACACCTTCGTCCTCGACGAGCACGCCCGCAACGCCGTCCCCGGCATGGCCGTGCTCTACGAGCGCCTGGTCACCGCGCACCCCGGCGCGCCCGTCTTCTACCTCTCCACCGGGGCGTGGAACGTCGCCCCGACGCTGACCCGCTTCCTGTCCCGGCACCTCTACCCGGCCGGGCCGCTGCTGCTCACCGACTGGGGGCCGACGGCCGACCGCTGGTTCCGCAGCGGCCGGGAGCACAAGCGGGCCACCCTGGCCCGGCTGGCCCGCGAGTTCCCCGACGTACGCTGGCTGCTGATCGGCGACGACGGGCAGCACGACCCGGAGATCTACCGCGAGTTCACCGCCGCCCACCCGGACAACGTGGCCGGCGTGGCGATCCGCCGGCTCTCCCCGACCCAGTCGGTGCTCGCCGGTAGCCTCCCCGCCCCCGCCGAGCGCCCCTCCTCCGGCCCGGTCGGCCAGAAGTGGCTCTCCGCCCCCGACGGTGCCGGCCTGTGGAAACTCATGCGCGACGCCGGCCTCGTCTGA